GATGCCTCAGCGTTCATATCCAAGTCCCATATTTCTTGACTGTCTGAAACTAAAGTCCAAATTTAGTAACATCTCTCCTCAGTCAGAGGATGACCCTGTTGACATTAATCCGATTCTGCAAGGATCGAGAGGTTTTGGGGTGAATTCTTCAGTCTAGATCATGTTTCTGAAGGCAAAGGAGAATGCCGCTCCAAGAGCCAAGCCCAGGGACAAGAAGAACGCCATTGTCACTCCAGCTGTCTCTGCCTCATGCGGCAGCACTTTCCTGAGGAGAAACCAGGACATGACACTGTGAAACTATCCATGGGATGCCACAGACATAGTGGCTTATCCAATGAAATGACCATTTATGCTTTTGGAAGGTGACTTTTGTATTTACAATTTAggatgatccccccccccccccagccaataAAATGCGTTCTACAGGAGTCCAAAAAAGTGATGTTTATGAAGATGCCGCAGCTTAGAGGAGGGGTGGTGGGCGTGACCTTACTTACTTGGGCCCAAAGCACATGCAGAGGCTGGCCAAGTAGCCGTTGGTCAAAGCGAAGAATATCATGAAGACGATGTACCAGGCGTCGTGCTCAAACCAGATGGGCAGATACACTCTTGGTTGGACGTTGCATAACATGAAGAGAGGCACAAACACCAGCCTCGCGATCACCAAGATGGGCAGCAGGACGCTGTTTTTCCCAGGCTGTGGAACGGGAGATGAGGAACGCAAGCGAGGCTGTCAACTGAGAGCTGTgtgagaccccccccaccccccaagctcGTGGTCCAAAGCCAACGCTCGCCCCACAAATATAATGGGGAAGATGATGTGGCAGTCACATGATTCCCGAAGCTGGAAGCAGCACCGTGGTTCTGGGTACGTAAAAAGAGCGCAACTGAAATCATGCCAAATTCAATAATTAATTTATAAGATGCTGGAGTTAGCTATAAAATTAATTTGCTGCATGCATGAAATAAGCCTTTTCAATGCGGACCGTGTCACAGCCGTATTTTTCTACATGAGTCATGTGTGCGAGACGATCACAGTAGCAGATACACCAGGCACGTTGTTTGGTCTGATGTACAATTGTTGCCATGACAACAAGGGGTGGCACAGGGAAAGTTCCATCCGAGTCGTGTTACTGGTTACTACGCATATGGGAGCCATTAGGAGGACGGGGAGCTGGAGAGAGAGGCAGGCTAGAAGCAAAAGCCTCTGATGAATCACACACACGTGCTGGATTCGGATTTGGGCcaaactttgtttttgtaaaacaGATTTTATATTTTGGAACTTGTGTAATAGACAAGAAACAGTACTACCTGTCAATGTGGTGCAGACAGGAAACCGCATGAGTTCCTGTTACTGCCTTGTTATTATAACCAGGCTCACACTTACTCTGAATGCATTTGTTACTTGAATATTACGCTGTTGGGTCAAATTAGCATATTTTCTCCAGGGACAGGAAGATCACCATTACGGTGTTACAGTACGTGAGGTTAACACGTGGTTATGAAATAGGATGAATATGGTCTATTAGTATTAGAGTAATAGAAATGCTAAATTATGCTTCTTGGTGGTGCAGGAAGTCCTTTGAAAGTCAGGAGTGGatgtggtgcattgtgggaaatatttatattataacaTGAGGTATATTATAACATGAGGTAGGAGCCAAAAGCCACCATGATGGGGCAGGACGGGACTtacccacatgcacacaccgGTAAAACTTCTCCCTGCCCAGTCCATCAGATTAAATATGAGGAAGCATGACACCGGGATGAAGTAAATATCTGTGGAAATATGTAAGACAATCTGTTAAGGTtgaattcagtatttttatatTCCAATCTTCTCACCCTTCCTGAATTTTGTTATACATAAAAATAAGGCGTGGTGACGGACCAGGACTCACCCCAAAGGTTCCCGTGGGCTATGCTGGACTTGGCATCCACGGTGACGGCAGGGAAGATACCGATGGTGACGGTGAAGACAAAGCACACAGAGAGAGCCATCACCCAGATCTGCAGGCCAAGGAGTTGGTGACCAGTCACATTTCTGCACTATGCAAGTCATTATGGATCTTCTAGGTTTCCAAACAGAGCTTACATATGAATAACGGGCCGTGGTGACTTCAAGGAGAGCGCATGTTGGTGCTGCCACTATACCTTTCTGAAGATGGTGTAAACGGAAGACTTTTGGTCGGCCTCCTCGTCTGTGAGTCTCGAGACTGGTGCCATCTTAGCAGAGTCCTCTGTGATTAAACACACGGCCAACGCAATGCCCTCATGTAAGCGGCTCCTGATCGCGCACTGGGTGCCCCCTTACTCCCCCTCACTCAAATCAGTACAAACATTTTACGTTCCAACTTGTCAAAGGCTCAATGACCATTTAATAAATCGATCTGGGTAATAGAAAAGAACAAATATACGGAACAACTTAAAAATTTTAGGAATGGTCTGGAAGTCCTGTCAATACACAGGAAAGGACTTTTGTTGCCTCAGGTAGGAGTTTACCTTTCTTCAGAAGATCCATCTTGTTCTCTTGGTCGCTGTCAGACTGCTTACTGTTACTCTCCATATGATACTGGAAAAATTCCTTCAAGAAGGAATGGGGATAAATTAAGCTTCTGCAGTGAAAGACTGTTCAATACAAAAGTTGAAGCTACAGAAAGAACCGGCATTTGTATTTCGAAACACAAAGGACCAGGATGGACTTTTTTCCCTCCGTGCCAAATCGAACACTCTGTGGAGTATCTCTCATAGTTCGCTAGCTGACCAGAATACTCACTGCCCGACACCTGCACCGTATTTGGTTCCCAGTATCAACACCCAGAATCCTCTCCTGGCACCATTTCGCACTTCATTCAAAGCATAACCGGCCGCCTCGCAGCGAGACGCATTCTTACCATTTTTCCCAGTGCAGAGTACGATGCGATGGCCAGAACAATGACCACACATGCCGTGATGAAGTACCCAAAAGCACTGTCCCGAAGCTCTGAGCCAGCTGGAAGACACACGAAAGAGTGTTTATAGCTATGCTGAATGCGGGTGTCCTCATTTCATTGTTCTCTTTGACTGGTACTTCTTCATCCAAACCAACATCTAAACAACATGATGTCACTGCATACATACTAAGGAGGGTGCAGATCATGGAGAATGCTGCGAAGGTCCCAGCCAGACCCTGTCCGCTCATGATGGGCGTGGTGTAGGATGCAGGCAGCATGCCTGCCAGGCCAAACAGGCTTCCCTGCAGCATGGCCCCGAACACTAGATCGTGGGGTTGGGGTGACACGGGTCAGCGATGCAGAAACATTCTCACATTCCGGAAATGGCCTGAAAGCCGACCAGGTCATGGGGACACTGCAAGAAGAATCCCCTCCCCATCAAAACTTCTTAACAAGAAAAAACTCAATATATACATCAAAGCTGCTTGTTCTTTGAAGCCAAAATGACCTCCAATGTAGCTGGAAAGCTGAAGAAACCATGGGAAGCTGAGACTTTCTCAGAATATGGGGCTAATTTAAGGAAGCATTGGGAGACGTGCAGCacactgggctgggggggggggggagagggacacTCACAGTTGATGCAGACAATTTTAATCATGGTGATCACGTAGAAGGGCAGAGGGGATATCTCCACCTTCACCAGTATGGCCGTCACCAGGAACATGACGAGAATGCCAGTCAACCCTCCCAGAA
The nucleotide sequence above comes from Paramormyrops kingsleyae isolate MSU_618 chromosome 3, PKINGS_0.4, whole genome shotgun sequence. Encoded proteins:
- the slc29a1a gene encoding equilibrative nucleoside transporter 1a, which encodes MTMTANGPRDKYNAVWIIFFILGLGTLLPWNFFITATMYFTSRLSCSNNVNMTVNGTKTGDHNILQSTFSNVMTLCAMVPLLIFTCLNSFIHQIIPQKVRILGGLTGILVMFLVTAILVKVEISPLPFYVITMIKIVCINLFGAMLQGSLFGLAGMLPASYTTPIMSGQGLAGTFAAFSMICTLLTGSELRDSAFGYFITACVVIVLAIASYSALGKMEFFQYHMESNSKQSDSDQENKMDLLKKEDSAKMAPVSRLTDEEADQKSSVYTIFRKIWVMALSVCFVFTVTIGIFPAVTVDAKSSIAHGNLWDIYFIPVSCFLIFNLMDWAGRSFTGVCMWPGKNSVLLPILVIARLVFVPLFMLCNVQPRVYLPIWFEHDAWYIVFMIFFALTNGYLASLCMCFGPKKVLPHEAETAGVTMAFFLSLGLALGAAFSFAFRNMI